The Zingiber officinale cultivar Zhangliang chromosome 2A, Zo_v1.1, whole genome shotgun sequence genomic sequence ccaggttaaattcctgtcttcttatttctttattgcttttatcagtttatttactattgcactatttgagttgaaagcacgaggagaatataatttttatttacagaCAATTCACCTTCTCTTACCgccctccgctgcacctacaaaaaTAAATCATGAAATCCGAAATATGGAAAATAGACCTCATAAATTTGGCTATGATCCTATAACAAATTCatgtatttataaatttaaattaattaataatttaaattatcattagtatcatttaatatttttatatttttatatcgtAGAAGGAAAAAGAATGAAATTtggataaaataataataataatatttaattttaaatatattctaTTAGTTTATAAGATCCTGATTCTATTCATTCTGTTATGATGCTGATTCTGGTCTGATTCTATTTTATAAACGGGGGCctaccgacaataaaaaaaatttacagtaatgaaaaaaaaaagtaaaatgagAATAACTTTtcctaaatttatatataaattcaacaaaatataacagtatatttgaaaaaaaaaacaacctaTAAGTAATTAAGACTCCCCGTTCCCCCGCGGAACACGATCGTCGACTTGTCGTCAACCTTCCGCATCACTCTAAAAAGTCTTGCAGATTTTAATTGGGGCTACATCTAAACGGTCCCACATTGAACTGGGGCctcttaattatttattatttgttttcCCCCAACCCACACGCCGTCAACAAACTATCGCTTCTCCAGTGGTCTTTCCAAAACCTCGGCTTGGTGGTACCAGGGCGAGAGCGAGCGGCTCGACGACCGCGTCCTTGACCGGCGATGAAGGCGGATATCGAGAGGGCGTCGGAGGCGCAGTCGGAGGGGGAGGCAGTCGTGCGGCGATTGGCGATGACGGTGGAGGAGATCGCCTCCATCTCCGACTTCCGGAACGCTTACAGGAAGCCGCTGTGCAGCCTGGCGCGGCGGATAAGGCTCCTGGAGCCCATGTTCCACGAGCTCGCCGATGGGAGAGATCCGATCCCGGAGTCGGCGGCGCGGGCCCTGGCGGAGCTCGAGAAGTCGCTTACGGCCGCCAAGGATCTTCTCTGGCACGGAAGCGTGGGTAGCAAGATCTTCGTGGTATGTTGATATTGAAGTCGTTGTTTTCGTCTTATTAGGTTCTGTTTGTCTACTTCTTCTGCGGGGTGCAGGGTTTCAGTGGGATTTGCTGACTTACCGttttccctcttttttttttttttttttgttttcgttTTGATTTGGTAGATCAACGATaggttttatttttcttcatCAGACTGGTTCATCCAAGATTATTTTTTTCGATTTAATGCCAATTTCTCGATTGAGTATTTCCTTTGCGTATATGTTTGAGGAAATCTAGAGGAAGTCCAGTCCACCACTGTGTATATAGATCTAGCACATACTTACAATAGATACAGGAATGCTGGAAGAGAATTCCACCATGTAAGAACACCACACTGTAATAAGTGTTTTGATTTTAATCAAATTCTGGTATAAAGTTGGCGTGTTCTCCTCCCTCTTCTACTTCCAAGTTCTCCACACTTGTTAGCACTTGAGCCAATGCGAAGGCCTGATTGTAAATTCATTTTAGCATCTTGAGTTGGATGCTCACTGAGATTCTAACAAGGTAAATCTCATATATCTGTGTTGTTCATCGGTGGGTTTGATTTGAACACAATCTGTTGTGGTCGACATTGCTTCATCTTCTCCGATTACTCTAACTCTCTAAGAATAGAAAGAGTCAAGATCCACCATTCAAGTGTTAAAAAGTTCTGATGTCAATAATTTATCAATTCAACTTTAGAAACCACCTCCCATGTAGCTCTTGTATGTTATAAGCTCAACTTGCATTTGCAAATAAGAAGGTTTGAGGACTAGCGTCTTGCATTTTGAAATAAACTTGCTTCCTGCTTTGCTACTTACTTTTCTTAGGCTTCAAGCTTTCAACATAATTGCTGCTATGTTTTCTGGCTATGGCTTGTTAGCCTCAAGTAGTCCATGTGTGATGACAGATCCAAGAGCTTGGAAAATGACCTCTAGATGTGTCGTTTATGATATCACATTCTAGATCTAAGTTATCGAGTATGTACTTACTGCAATAGTTAATATTATTAGGTTTTGGCTTTCCTGGAAATTtgtgaaggaaaataaaaaatgGTATCTGTTTTTGTGTGTTTCCCTTCCCAATTTGAGATTTGTCACTATATATTGCCTTACAAAAGAATTGCCCCCCCAACTCGGAAGTTCTTTGAATATCTCTCCTTTGTTTGTTGCTTGAACATTGTTTTCTTGCATTTTAGGTCCTGGAAAGGGATAACATGATGAAAAAATTTGAGGATGTAACTACTCAGCTTGATCAAGCACTTAATGGGATTCCTTTTGATGAACTTGATATATCAGAAGAAGTAATAGAACAGGTACAGATATCTCGAGAACAATTAGATCCCAAGCAATTGAAACTACTATCCCTAATGCCACTGCCTTTGCATAGGTCGAGCTTATCCATGCACAGTTTAAAAAAGCCAAAGAACGTGATGAAATGCCCGATGTTGAACTTTACTCCGATCTCTTATCTTTGTACAATAAGAGCAATGACACCAATCTAGACCCATCTACCTTGAGCCGATTGGCTGAGAACTTGCAGCTAGTTACAATATCTGATCTTAAACAAGAATCACTAGCTTTGCATGAGATGGTCTTTGCAAGTGGAGGTGGAGACCCCGGCGAGAACATCGAAAAGATGTCGATGCTATTGAAGAAGATAAAGGATTTTGTGCAGACACAGAACCCTGAAATGGGCACCGAGTCAGATGTGAAGCCTTTTCTTCAAGATAGAAGGCCAAAAGTCCCTATTCTTCCTGATGAATTCCGTTGTCCGATATCTTTGGAATTGATGAAAGATCCGGTCATTGTTGCTACCGGGCAGGTATGTAACTACTATTCGTTTTGCTATTACTATACAAGTTTGGGGCCTTCAAGCTGTAGGGTTTGCTGATGGTTCTACAAACTTAACTGCAGACTTATGAGCGCACATGCATCGAAAAATGGCTGGCCTCCGGACATGATACATGCCCAAAGACTCAACAGAAACTATCTACTACATTTCTAACGACGAATTATGTCCTCCGAAGCCTCATAGAACAATGGTGTGAAGCAAATGGTGTGGATCCACCCAAATGCCCAATTCAATACAATAATCCCACACTTGAACATTCACATGTAGCTGCACTGCTTCACAAGTTATCATCCAGAAATATTGACGACCAACAATCAGCTGCTGGTGAGCTTCGTCTCTTAGCTAAGCGCGATGCTGAGAACCGAATTTACATAGCCAAGGCCGGTGCTATTCCTCTCCTTGTGAAGCTGCTATTGTCAACAGATCCACGCACCCAGGAACATGCTGTCACTGCTCTTCTGAATCTGTCCATCCATGACGATAACAAAACAAGCATAATCTCTTCGGGCGCTATACCGCGTATTGTCCTTGTCCTGAGAAATGGTAGCATGGAAGCGAGGGAGAATGCTGCAGCCGCACTCTTCAGCCTATCAGTTGTTGATGAATATAAGGTGACAATTGGGGCCTCGGGCGCGATCCCAGCATTGATCTCGCTTCTGAGCGAAGGCACACGCAGAGGTAAGAAGGATGCTGCTACTGCATTGTTTAACCTGTGCATATACCAAGGGAACAAGGGGAAGGCAGTGAGGGCTGGCGTGGTTCCACTAATTATGGGGCTCTTGAAGGAGCCCTCTGAACCCATGAAGGACGAAGCGTTAGCAATATTAACATTGCTGTCGGGCCACCCGGAAGGGAAGTCAGCACTTGCAGATGCACAAGCTGTTCCTCTACTGATAGAAATGATAGAATGTGGTTCTTCCAGGAACAGAGAGAATGCAGCAGCTGGCTTGCTCAACCTATGCGACAACGGAGAGCATCAGTTCAGTAGCCTTGCGGCCGCACAATCGTGTGGTGCCATGGGTCCGCTGCAAGAGCTGGCAATCAATGGCACGGAAAGGGGGAAGAGGAAAGCTGTGCAGTTGATAGAGCGCATGAGTCTGTTCTTGGTGCAGCAGCAcgaggcacaagctctagcagaggCTTCAGAAGGGCCTCCGGACGGCTCCCCTGCTCATGAACAAAGAGAGTGTGCAACTCCAACTCAGGATGATGACCACGGTGAGCATGTTGGGTTACTGGCTGCATATCATGCCTGTTGATCATGCTTAAACCTAGCCTTTTATTTATACCCTTccaataattatgataaattgtTCATAAACatttgcatactttttatgacagtGAAAATAAGATGCTTAGGTGAAACTCATATCGAACCCATCAGATGTTTATTAGAATCTAGAAAATAGAGAGTTTTGATCTTGAAACTAGAAGAACTCGCACATCAAAATCACTCCAACCATGTTTTAATCAACTTCCTCTATCTTTGGCCCTGCTCCGGCTGCGGCGACGGCCGGACCATCGACATCCATAGCACCAGCTGCTCTTCCCTGATACATCTTGGCGATGATGGGGTTGCAGACGCCCTCCAGCTCCATCTATCCTCAAACTCCACCTCCGCTAGCTGATTCCCGTCCAGCCATCCGATGGCCTTCTCTACTTGGTCCTCGATTTCTTCTTCTCTGCCGGTGGGAGTTGGGCGGCAATCTTCTCGTCCTTGATGGTGATTCTCAGTATGCGTAGTTCTCCAGGGCATtcttggcttccaccttcttgtgCTGTTGTGCACCATCTTCTCGATCTCTTTCTTGCTCAGCCTTCCCTTGTCGTTGGTAATGGTGATCTTGTTCTTCTACCCGGTGGTTTTGTCCTCGGCGAGACGTTGAGAATGTTGTTGGCGTCGATGTCGAAGCAGACGTTGATATGAGGGACGCCTCTTAGAGCCGGAGAGCTCGAATTTGCCAAGGAGGTTGTTGGCCTTGGTTAGAGCTCGCTCGCCCACGAAGACCTGGATAAGTGGCAAGTGGCAAAGGGGATTCGCTCGTCCCCAACGCCTCCGCTAGTCCGCTCTAGGACCAAcacaaaggaggtaaatcacggtaacTGGAGAAGCTAGTGCGCAGTGGGAAGAGATACACAGGGACCAAAGAATTACGCCCTAACTGCcccgaggttcgaacccatgcCCTCAAGTGGCAAGCTTCTACTCACTAACCACTCCAGCTAAGCCCTTACAAACACATGGTTGGTTGTTGGAGATGTGGAGAAAACTGTTGGGTATAAACCTGTTGCAATCTTTGTGATTGTCCCAAAAACTTTGTTTCACATTTCCGAGTTTATGCCAGATGCATAGGGTCTTATAGTTATGGTGTCTTGAGCAGATGATCTCAAGTTGTCAGCTGTTGCAAGTTGATCGCCTGAGATCTTTTGGGATGTCACTGGTGGTTAACATGGTCACATATCTCAGTTGATTGGGCTGGCCGATCAGACTGCTAGTTCGATCGGAACCTGAGTCCCTCAGAATTGACGAAACCTTGGGTCATGTCAGTGTCATGCCAAAATGAGTCAAGTGTCACTGTCGAGTGCTCTGGCCGATCGGACAAAAGGTCCGATCGAACACGCTAGACATGTCACTCGGTTGAACCAGACTGTTCAAGTATAGCGGTTGAGTGCAAGACGAATTCCCAACATAAGGTTCGACTGGACATCTTGCCAACAGATGTAGAATTCCCAACATAAAACCGGGCGGACTTAGAGTTGGTCGAACTTATGGGGCTCAGCTTCTCATTTCTCATGAGTATGACTCACAATTTATAGCCAGTCGGTCCTAGAGGCAGTCGGATTTATGGAtcttagctccccacttctccaATGTAATATTCCCAATCTATAGCCGGTTGACCCCGGAGCCAAACGGACCTACAGGGCCTAGCTCCCCACTTTTCCAATGTAAGGTTCCTAGTCTACAGCCTATCAGACCCAGAGCCGGTCGGACTTACAGGTCCAATTCCCCACTTCTCTAGTTGGCTTCATGCAAGTGCCTGCACAGCCAATCAGTTTGCTGCCCATGTCACCCTCCCCGGTCGTGTATCATATGTTGgtgcaatctgggtaccctaggttttaatgtttgtgcaaaggtttaagttaggtttattgttgtatttgatatgcattgtgagtgtgcaggatacaggtacaacaaggaaagtccaagagtAATCTTggcagaggaaagtccaaggatgagtcttggcagtgtaagtccaagcatgtagtcttggcaacgtaagtctaagtgtgacttggtaatggatgaaatcccggaggcgcgaccacttggcaaaggaagatccgAAAATAATGATAAGGCCGATGGAAActctagaaggcaagacgtgaaggatggggaggcatccgagggacgtaaggctgatggaggaggctagaaggctaggtctaggttggtcgggtgaggacgagtgctgagtgaatatactcgggggttaaatcctaggattagggtttactgtagcagtactgtagcagtcgactgatattttcatcagtcgactggtgcggtcgaccaggcagtcgactgggagagaACAGAATACTTTTGTTCGTTCGGTTAGTgtagagcagtcgactgatggaagtatcagtcgactggtatatagccgttgggttgtaacggCCAAATCTCCACagagagcagtcgactgatggctcgtggcctatataaccaagcattggaagcttggttgaagttgactaaaatagaggtggttaacccctattagagtctccaaggtattcttgagtgatcaagagcttgtatgagtttgtggtgagatttctccatccacaaggagctactcgagctagccggaggttttccggggagtcatccaccgatggattgggattgtccaccttacggacagtcgtggagtaggagtaagtgatctccgaaccacgttacataaacgtgttagaggtttgattgtcttggttattgcctctaggtttagttttctatttgttagatttattttgtatttccgctgtgcactaacaagtgtaggaagcgacgatttgggtgagatgctattcaccccctctagcgggcatcaaggtcccaacaagtggtatcagagctaggtgagctcttgttggactaattgCCAAGAGAGcgactagaggaagaagatggagttggagggacctctcggatgggacatccaaatcccacctccatacgagcgcgaggacttcgactattggaggaagcgtaTGGAGATgcggttccaaatgaattggaaccaatggattgcgttggaggaaccgtttaaagctccaacggacaaaaAGGGAAAGCATCTCTGATCTCgatattggaccaaggagcaaagggagcaatcggagacggacaaggaggtaactagaattttaattaatttattacctcctaatgcgatattgaacgtaggtgaatacgagaatgcaagtgacctttggaagaAGGTAATTgtgcttcatgagagtcctacacaaatccaagaagaggaggagcccaaagagaagggctcattggtccaagaggagaaggaccaatcggatgttgacacgtgttcaacatccaaggaggagaaggaagatgaggaggtatcatccacatcttcaagggaggaagaagtggaaccgtccacatcttcaagtgaagaggaagaaaagcaatccaaggaagaagagatcttggaagctcaaccctccacctcaactaccaagaagagcacaaaggatcacatcaaatgctttgagtgtggtaagataggacactacaagagtagatgtccaatgCTCCAAAAGGTAAGGGAGGTAAAGCCTAAACTCAACAAGGTTAatttaactaatgtgagttgtaggaaggagaagaaacacattaagtgtttcacgtgtggtgagtgggGACACTACCATACAAAGTACTCAAGGAGAGGAGAgatcaagaaattggcgcacttgaaaaagtgggagaagaagagagcttcaagggtaagggaggtaaaccctaatttaaattcaagttcaaatttaaattctttcatgtattctagaaataatttttattatttacccaagtataatcatggatttagatataatgataggaatagggttaatgtagatgataaccctaggaaatcattttcaaatgataaacctaaaaggaaacaacctatcttgcttaaggagaagaaggttgttgaaaacctaagcattaatcccaagaaggggagacacatgcctatgaagggtaggtctaggaatgtccacgatgaacatgttgattctagggttagaatcTTAGacttggaaaatcaagtcttgaaggcagAACTTGAGGAAAtgaagaaagtcctagagaggtttaTTATTAGATCTAAAGGACTTGACAAGTATTTACGTGGTCAAAGATccaaaaatgtcaaattgggtctctctaagaccaaaaggaggtcaagtgctaaggtgacacatgacattggtaagggaagAGTGACCAAGGACAAAGgaaagtcatccaaggccaataagaaggaatatgttaGGGtaacatataattatggcaaggatgaggtgtccaaggttaaggacaagaagaaattaaccaaagacaaggtgtctaaggttaagaaggtgagttttgtaggtcaAATGTCACCCAAGGTGTACTGAAGTGgtctagccatagtggatgagtcaccaagggaggtgactaaggttaagattcatAATGTTAGGAAGAgtctttgggacccatggtagatgagttatcaaatgtgccaagtagttaggagatggacttgagtctctaacctagtgggttgacaCAATTAGGATGGtgtcatgcatgaaaatatgatattgaggtcatattgcatgaaaattagtttttaatgtatagatgtcatataaacccatgctagggatgcattatgatttagtatgggcagatacatcaagaggaagccaaaactagaactttaggtcaaagttcaattgaaccatttagctagttttgaattttatgtcaatcttgagatatgtgataaatatatttatatatatatatttttcccaaatagacatggataaaatagacatctccacaaaatttgaggggttttggaggtttgtggaatttttggcgcattttttaaagtgggtcaaaaggttgaTTTTTGTCAACAtggagtaccagtcgactggtacaattactagtcgattggtaacagtaattttgagcacagaagacctctgtaagctcattttgacgatggcAGTCAATTGGGGTttatactagtcgactggtaacactgttcatgagcacagaatgtctttgTAAGCTCATTTGATGATGACAGTCGACTGAGActtatatcagtcgactgatacaatatgaaaatgtttttttagcattagaaaatgaccaaaagagtggtgaacatgtatgtaatcttatgggggattaataaaTGATGTTTATGATCATTaaaggtcaaagagtccaataattgagatatttttgagctttttttgatgtatggcaaagggagagaagtttaggtttaagtgggaaacctacatacctttgcaaaaaaatcctaacttaagggggagcttaagtgaagggggagcgattgctcatttatttataaagggggagaagtttgccTTTTGCGGGGGagtttaggtgaagggggagcctaggattataTTCCATGATtttgcatgtgtagattgcatatttatttgcatatgtattgctatattgtttccctaacttaaacgagttaccaaacataaaaaagggggagattgttggagcaatctgggtaccctagattttgatgtttgggaaaaggtttaaattatgtttattattgtatttgatatgcattgtttgtgtgcaggatacaggtacaacaaggaaagttcaAGAGTAATCTTggcagaggaaagtccaaggatgagtcttggcggtgtaagtccaagcatgtagtcttggcaacgtaaacccaaatgtgacttggcaatggatgaagtcccggagacgcgacctcttggcaaagtaagacccgacaacaatggcaaggccgatggaagctccagaaggcaagacgtgaaggatggagaggcatccgagggacgcaagactgatggaggaggctataaggctaggtctaggttggtcgggcgaggacgagtgctgagtgaatgtactcgggggttaaatcctaggattagggtttactgtagcgttattgtagcagtactgtagcagtcaactaatattttcatcagtcgactggtgcggtCGACTAGGCAGTCGATTGAccgtgaacagaatgcttctgtttgttcgattagtgtggatcagtcgactgatggaaatatcagtcgactagtacataGCCATTGGGTTGTAATGGTCGAATCTCCataaagggcagtcgactgatggttttggcagtcgactggtaggcggagttttccaactcgtggcctatataaccaagcattggaagcttggttgaagttgactaaaatagaggtggttaacccctattagagtctccaaggtattcttgagtgatcaagagcttgtacgaatttgtggcgaggtttctccaatcacaaggagctactcgagctagccggaggttttccggggagtcatccaccgacggattgggatcgtccaccttgcggacagccgtggagtaggagtaagtgatctccgaaccacgttacataaacgtgttagaggtttgattgtcttggttattgcctctaggtttaactttctatttgttagatttgttttgtatttctgTTGTGCACTAATAAGCGTAGGAAGTAACGATTTGGGTGAAATactattcaccccttctagcCGTCGTCAAGGTTCCAACATCATAGGTCACTATTCCACACCCCATTCAATGATATGGGATGAGCGGAAATGCCCCAAGTATCATTTTCTGAAGACACGCTCGCTTGGGACCTTCGAAAGAGGAAAGCGCAGATAGCTTGTAGCTCCCCCGAGTGGATAAGTATGTTGTTCTCCCAAGAAATTTTAGAGGGCAAGCTGCCAAAACACTTTCGACCGTTAGCAATCGAAGAATATGGAAGAACGACAAACCTAGAagatcatttaattaaatttgaaaatgcaatcatccttcatcaatacacggatGACATTAAGTGTTGAGTGTTACTTACCACTCTTTCCAGTTCGGTACAAAGATGATTCAACCGACTCCCCGTCGAGTTTATTTCTTGCTTTAAAGATTTTTGCAAAGCCTTCCTATACTACTTTGCCAGTAGCAGGAGGTATTAAAAGACCAGCTTAAGTTTGTTCGTGCTCAAGCAAGGGGCTAAAAAATCCTTGTGAGCATACATCAAGCGAGTGGTGCTAGATGTTCCATTCGCCACTTCCGAAATACTAATAAGTGTCTTCTCCCAAGGCCTTTTAAAAGGAGAGTTTTTTCGAGTCCTCTTCAGAAAGTCTGCAAAGGACTTCGACGACCTGCTGGGAAAAGAGTGATAGATCGGATGAGTGCGatagaaagggggggggggggtaaattgttggttgctactcggaaaacctagaggttccactgtacaaaaattttgtacaaaggtctgaacctttttcctagctaccatgtgttcttttaaattaaattttggatcgcctgcggaacttaacacgtttgatccaaaacttaatctatttgttcttttaggttttaacttggatctcctgcggaacttaacacgttcgacccaagtctccttaagttattaattccattaaatactaatttccataaaaggttcccagtactgacgtggcgaggcacatggccttcttggatatgggagcaaccaccaccgactagacaaaacctttaatagaaagctaatatttaatttcctaaaataactttaggttaaccaaagagaacaatcaaa encodes the following:
- the LOC122040526 gene encoding protein spotted leaf 11-like, with protein sequence MKADIERASEAQSEGEAVVRRLAMTVEEIASISDFRNAYRKPLCSLARRIRLLEPMFHELADGRDPIPESAARALAELEKSLTAAKDLLWHGSVGSKIFVVLERDNMMKKFEDVTTQLDQALNGIPFDELDISEEVIEQVELIHAQFKKAKERDEMPDVELYSDLLSLYNKSNDTNLDPSTLSRLAENLQLVTISDLKQESLALHEMVFASGGGDPGENIEKMSMLLKKIKDFVQTQNPEMGTESDVKPFLQDRRPKVPILPDEFRCPISLELMKDPVIVATGQTYERTCIEKWLASGHDTCPKTQQKLSTTFLTTNYVLRSLIEQWCEANGVDPPKCPIQYNNPTLEHSHVAALLHKLSSRNIDDQQSAAGELRLLAKRDAENRIYIAKAGAIPLLVKLLLSTDPRTQEHAVTALLNLSIHDDNKTSIISSGAIPRIVLVLRNGSMEARENAAAALFSLSVVDEYKVTIGASGAIPALISLLSEGTRRGKKDAATALFNLCIYQGNKGKAVRAGVVPLIMGLLKEPSEPMKDEALAILTLLSGHPEGKSALADAQAVPLLIEMIECGSSRNRENAAAGLLNLCDNGEHQFSSLAAAQSCGAMGPLQELAINGTERGKRKAVQLIERMSLFLVQQHEAQALAEASEGPPDGSPAHEQRECATPTQDDDHGEHVGLLAAYHAC